One region of Citrus sinensis cultivar Valencia sweet orange chromosome 6, DVS_A1.0, whole genome shotgun sequence genomic DNA includes:
- the LOC102629769 gene encoding 36.4 kDa proline-rich protein-like isoform X13 yields MGRKHPLANFLILLLNLGTLLSSLACPYCPYPTPPPPCPPTFPPKHPPHVKPPFHPKPPHHKPPHVKPPHKPPYVPKPPYTPRPKPPYTPKPPYTPTPKPPYFPKPPYTPRPKPPYAPKPPYTPTPKPPYFPKPPYTPRPKPPYVPKPPYTPTPKPPYVPKPPYVPSPPYTPRPRPPYVPSPPYTPSPKPPYVPSPPYTPSPTPPYVPSPPYTPSPTPPYVPSPPYTPSPSPPPPPSGTPCPPPPPPTCPIDTLKLGACVDVLGGLVHIGIGSSAKDACCPVLQGLLDLDAALCLCTTIKLKLLNINLIIPIALEVLIDCGKHPPPGFQCPA; encoded by the exons ATGGGTAGAAAACATCCTTTAGCTAATTTCTTGATTCTCCTCTTGAACTTGGGTACGTTACTATCTTCTTTAGCATGTCCATATTGCCCTTATCCTACTCCTCCCCCTCCGTGTCCCCCAACATTTCCACCAAAACACCCTCCGCATGTAAAGCCACCTTTCCACCCCAAACCACCGCATCACAAGCCACCCCATGTCAAACCACCGCACAAGCCCCCGTATGTTCCTAAACCACCTTACACACCAAGGCCTAAACCGCCTTACACGCCAAAACCACCTTATACGCCAACCCCTAAGCCACCATATTTCCCCAAACCACCTTACACACCAAGGCCTAAGCCACCGTATGCGCCAAAACCAC CTTATACGCCAACCCCTAAGCCACCCTATTTCCCCAAACCACCTTACACCCCAAGGCCTAAGCCACCGTATGTCCCAAAACCACCTTACACCCCAACTCCTAAGCCACCGTATGTCCCTAAACCACCGTATGTACCATCACCACCTTATACCCCTCGCCCTAGACCACCGTATGTACCATCGCCACCTTATACCCCTAGTCCTAAACCACCGTATGTGCCATCACCACCTTATACCCCCAGCCCTACCCCACCATATGTACCATCACCACCGTATACCCCAAGCCCTACCCCGCCATATGTACCATCACCACCGTATACCCCAAGCCCTagcccaccaccaccaccaagtGGAACACCGTGTCCTCCGCCGCCGCCACCAACTTGTCCCATTGATACTCTCAAGCTTGGTGCATGCGTCGACGTGTTGGGTGGTCTAGTACACATCGGTATAGGCAGCAGTGCAAAGGACGCTTGCTGCCCCGTGCTGCAGGGGCTACTGGACTTGGATGCTGCATTATGTCTTTGCACCACCATTAAACTTAAGCTTTTGAATATCAATCTTATTATACCGATCGCCCTTGAAGTGCTTATTGACTGCGGCAAGCATCCGCCGCCCGGATTCCAGTGTCCTGCCTAA
- the LOC102629769 gene encoding extensin-like isoform X8 encodes MGRKHPLANFLILLLNLGTLLSSLACPYCPYPTPPPPCPPTFPPKHPPHVKPPFHPKPPHHKPPHVKPPHKPPYVPKPPYTPRPKPPYTPKPPYTPTPKPPYFPKPPYTPRPKPPYAPKPPYTPTPKPPYFPKPPYTPRPKPPYVPKPPYTPTPKPPYFPKPPYTPRPKPPYVPKPPYTPTPKPPYVPKPPYVPSPPYTPRPRPPYVPSPPYTPSPKPPYVPSPPYTPSPTPPYVPSPPYTPSPTPPYVPSPPYTPSPSPPPPPSGTPCPPPPPPTCPIDTLKLGACVDVLGGLVHIGIGSSAKDACCPVLQGLLDLDAALCLCTTIKLKLLNINLIIPIALEVLIDCGKHPPPGFQCPA; translated from the exons ATGGGTAGAAAACATCCTTTAGCTAATTTCTTGATTCTCCTCTTGAACTTGGGTACGTTACTATCTTCTTTAGCATGTCCATATTGCCCTTATCCTACTCCTCCCCCTCCGTGTCCCCCAACATTTCCACCAAAACACCCTCCGCATGTAAAGCCACCTTTCCACCCCAAACCACCGCATCACAAGCCACCCCATGTCAAACCACCGCACAAGCCCCCGTATGTTCCTAAACCACCTTACACACCAAGGCCTAAACCGCCTTACACGCCAAAACCACCTTATACGCCAACCCCTAAGCCACCATATTTCCCCAAACCACCTTACACACCAAGGCCTAAGCCACCGTATGCGCCAAAACCAC CTTATACGCCAACCCCTAAGCCACCCTATTTCCCCAAACCACCTTACACCCCAAGGCCTAAGCCACCGTACGTGCCAAAACCACCTTATACGCCAACCCCTAAGCCACCCTATTTCCCCAAACCACCTTACACCCCAAGGCCTAAGCCACCGTATGTCCCAAAACCACCTTACACCCCAACTCCTAAGCCACCGTATGTCCCTAAACCACCGTATGTACCATCACCACCTTATACCCCTCGCCCTAGACCACCGTATGTACCATCGCCACCTTATACCCCTAGTCCTAAACCACCGTATGTGCCATCACCACCTTATACCCCCAGCCCTACCCCACCATATGTACCATCACCACCGTATACCCCAAGCCCTACCCCGCCATATGTACCATCACCACCGTATACCCCAAGCCCTagcccaccaccaccaccaagtGGAACACCGTGTCCTCCGCCGCCGCCACCAACTTGTCCCATTGATACTCTCAAGCTTGGTGCATGCGTCGACGTGTTGGGTGGTCTAGTACACATCGGTATAGGCAGCAGTGCAAAGGACGCTTGCTGCCCCGTGCTGCAGGGGCTACTGGACTTGGATGCTGCATTATGTCTTTGCACCACCATTAAACTTAAGCTTTTGAATATCAATCTTATTATACCGATCGCCCTTGAAGTGCTTATTGACTGCGGCAAGCATCCGCCGCCCGGATTCCAGTGTCCTGCCTAA
- the LOC102629769 gene encoding extensin-like isoform X10, with the protein MGRKHPLANFLILLLNLGTLLSSLACPYCPYPTPPPPCPPTFPPKHPPHVKPPFHPKPPHHKPPHVKPPHKPPYVPKPPYTPRPKPPYTPKPPYTPTPKPPYFPKPPYTPRPKPPYAPKPPYTPTPKPPYFPKPPYTPRPKPPYVPKPPYTPRPKPPYVPKPPYTPTPKPPYVPKPPYVPSPPYTPRPRPPYVPSPPYTPSPKPPYVPSPPYTPSPTPPYVPSPPYTPSPTPPYVPSPPYTPSPSPPPPPSGTPCPPPPPPTCPIDTLKLGACVDVLGGLVHIGIGSSAKDACCPVLQGLLDLDAALCLCTTIKLKLLNINLIIPIALEVLIDCGKHPPPGFQCPA; encoded by the exons ATGGGTAGAAAACATCCTTTAGCTAATTTCTTGATTCTCCTCTTGAACTTGGGTACGTTACTATCTTCTTTAGCATGTCCATATTGCCCTTATCCTACTCCTCCCCCTCCGTGTCCCCCAACATTTCCACCAAAACACCCTCCGCATGTAAAGCCACCTTTCCACCCCAAACCACCGCATCACAAGCCACCCCATGTCAAACCACCGCACAAGCCCCCGTATGTTCCTAAACCACCTTACACACCAAGGCCTAAACCGCCTTACACGCCAAAACCACCTTATACGCCAACCCCTAAGCCACCATATTTCCCCAAACCACCTTACACACCAAGGCCTAAGCCACCGTATGCGCCAAAACCAC CTTATACGCCAACCCCTAAGCCACCCTATTTCCCCAAACCACCTTACACCCCAAGGCCTAAGCCACCGTACGTGCCAAAACCAC CTTACACCCCAAGGCCTAAGCCACCGTATGTCCCAAAACCACCTTACACCCCAACTCCTAAGCCACCGTATGTCCCTAAACCACCGTATGTACCATCACCACCTTATACCCCTCGCCCTAGACCACCGTATGTACCATCGCCACCTTATACCCCTAGTCCTAAACCACCGTATGTGCCATCACCACCTTATACCCCCAGCCCTACCCCACCATATGTACCATCACCACCGTATACCCCAAGCCCTACCCCGCCATATGTACCATCACCACCGTATACCCCAAGCCCTagcccaccaccaccaccaagtGGAACACCGTGTCCTCCGCCGCCGCCACCAACTTGTCCCATTGATACTCTCAAGCTTGGTGCATGCGTCGACGTGTTGGGTGGTCTAGTACACATCGGTATAGGCAGCAGTGCAAAGGACGCTTGCTGCCCCGTGCTGCAGGGGCTACTGGACTTGGATGCTGCATTATGTCTTTGCACCACCATTAAACTTAAGCTTTTGAATATCAATCTTATTATACCGATCGCCCTTGAAGTGCTTATTGACTGCGGCAAGCATCCGCCGCCCGGATTCCAGTGTCCTGCCTAA
- the LOC102629769 gene encoding 36.4 kDa proline-rich protein-like isoform X2 has product MGRKHPLANFLILLLNLGTLLSSLACPYCPYPTPPPPCPPTFPPKHPPHVKPPFHPKPPHHKPPHVKPPHKPPYVPKPPYTPRPKPPYTPKPPYTPTPKPPYFPKPPYTPRPKPPYAPKPPYTPTPKPPYFPKPPYTPRPKPPYAPKPPYTPTPKPPYFPKPPYTPRPKPPYVPKPPYTPRPKPPYVPKPPYTPTPKPPYVPKPPYVPSPPYTPRPRPPYVPSPPYTPSPKPPYVPSPPYTPSPTPPYVPSPPYTPSPTPPYVPSPPYTPSPSPPPPPSGTPCPPPPPPTCPIDTLKLGACVDVLGGLVHIGIGSSAKDACCPVLQGLLDLDAALCLCTTIKLKLLNINLIIPIALEVLIDCGKHPPPGFQCPA; this is encoded by the exons ATGGGTAGAAAACATCCTTTAGCTAATTTCTTGATTCTCCTCTTGAACTTGGGTACGTTACTATCTTCTTTAGCATGTCCATATTGCCCTTATCCTACTCCTCCCCCTCCGTGTCCCCCAACATTTCCACCAAAACACCCTCCGCATGTAAAGCCACCTTTCCACCCCAAACCACCGCATCACAAGCCACCCCATGTCAAACCACCGCACAAGCCCCCGTATGTTCCTAAACCACCTTACACACCAAGGCCTAAACCGCCTTACACGCCAAAACCACCTTATACGCCAACCCCTAAGCCACCATATTTCCCCAAACCACCTTACACACCAAGGCCTAAGCCACCGTATGCGCCAAAACCACCTTATACGCCAACCCCTAAGCCACCATATTTCCCCAAACCACCTTACACCCCAAGGCCTAAGCCACCGTATGCGCCAAAACCACCTTATACGCCAACCCCTAAGCCACCCTATTTCCCCAAACCACCTTACACCCCAAGGCCTAAGCCACCGTACGTGCCAAAACCAC CTTACACCCCAAGGCCTAAGCCACCGTATGTCCCAAAACCACCTTACACCCCAACTCCTAAGCCACCGTATGTCCCTAAACCACCGTATGTACCATCACCACCTTATACCCCTCGCCCTAGACCACCGTATGTACCATCGCCACCTTATACCCCTAGTCCTAAACCACCGTATGTGCCATCACCACCTTATACCCCCAGCCCTACCCCACCATATGTACCATCACCACCGTATACCCCAAGCCCTACCCCGCCATATGTACCATCACCACCGTATACCCCAAGCCCTagcccaccaccaccaccaagtGGAACACCGTGTCCTCCGCCGCCGCCACCAACTTGTCCCATTGATACTCTCAAGCTTGGTGCATGCGTCGACGTGTTGGGTGGTCTAGTACACATCGGTATAGGCAGCAGTGCAAAGGACGCTTGCTGCCCCGTGCTGCAGGGGCTACTGGACTTGGATGCTGCATTATGTCTTTGCACCACCATTAAACTTAAGCTTTTGAATATCAATCTTATTATACCGATCGCCCTTGAAGTGCTTATTGACTGCGGCAAGCATCCGCCGCCCGGATTCCAGTGTCCTGCCTAA
- the LOC102629769 gene encoding 36.4 kDa proline-rich protein-like isoform X15 codes for MGRKHPLANFLILLLNLGTLLSSLACPYCPYPTPPPPCPPTFPPKHPPHVKPPFHPKPPHHKPPHVKPPHKPPYVPKPPYTPRPKPPYVPKPPYTPTPKPPYFPKPPYTPRPKPPYVPKPPYTPTPKPPYVPKPPYVPSPPYTPRPRPPYVPSPPYTPSPKPPYVPSPPYTPSPTPPYVPSPPYTPSPTPPYVPSPPYTPSPSPPPPPSGTPCPPPPPPTCPIDTLKLGACVDVLGGLVHIGIGSSAKDACCPVLQGLLDLDAALCLCTTIKLKLLNINLIIPIALEVLIDCGKHPPPGFQCPA; via the exons ATGGGTAGAAAACATCCTTTAGCTAATTTCTTGATTCTCCTCTTGAACTTGGGTACGTTACTATCTTCTTTAGCATGTCCATATTGCCCTTATCCTACTCCTCCCCCTCCGTGTCCCCCAACATTTCCACCAAAACACCCTCCGCATGTAAAGCCACCTTTCCACCCCAAACCACCGCATCACAAGCCACCCCATGTCAAACCACCGCACAAGCCCCCGTATGTTCCTAAACCACCTTACACACCAAGGCCTAAACCGC CGTACGTGCCAAAACCACCTTATACGCCAACCCCTAAGCCACCCTATTTCCCCAAACCACCTTACACCCCAAGGCCTAAGCCACCGTATGTCCCAAAACCACCTTACACCCCAACTCCTAAGCCACCGTATGTCCCTAAACCACCGTATGTACCATCACCACCTTATACCCCTCGCCCTAGACCACCGTATGTACCATCGCCACCTTATACCCCTAGTCCTAAACCACCGTATGTGCCATCACCACCTTATACCCCCAGCCCTACCCCACCATATGTACCATCACCACCGTATACCCCAAGCCCTACCCCGCCATATGTACCATCACCACCGTATACCCCAAGCCCTagcccaccaccaccaccaagtGGAACACCGTGTCCTCCGCCGCCGCCACCAACTTGTCCCATTGATACTCTCAAGCTTGGTGCATGCGTCGACGTGTTGGGTGGTCTAGTACACATCGGTATAGGCAGCAGTGCAAAGGACGCTTGCTGCCCCGTGCTGCAGGGGCTACTGGACTTGGATGCTGCATTATGTCTTTGCACCACCATTAAACTTAAGCTTTTGAATATCAATCTTATTATACCGATCGCCCTTGAAGTGCTTATTGACTGCGGCAAGCATCCGCCGCCCGGATTCCAGTGTCCTGCCTAA